The Bdellovibrio sp. ZAP7 DNA segment CTGTAAGCATAAAATCTTTGCTGCCAATGTTGAATACTCTGAAGCAGAAGTTAAAGGCGTTCCGATGCTGGGGGCGCAAACCATTAAAAGTCTTTATAAGTCTTATATCCAAGCGGCGACAAACAAGCTGCAAGATTGTGGATATCTGGTTTCTGTCTTTAAGGATAATGCCGGAATCGTCGATTTCGATAAAAACGTCAATGTCTGCGTAAAAGTGGAAACTCATAACAGTCCATCAGCACTAGATCCGTTCGGTGGCGCGATCACAGGGATTTTGGGAGTGAATCGCGATATCCTTGGTTGCGGGGTGGGTGCAAAGCCCATCGCGAACATGGATGTGTTTTGTCTTTCAAAATCTGATCTCTTCCCAAAAGTCGATGATCCAAAACGTCCTGAGCTTTTAAAAGATCCAGGGGTTATCTTCCGAGGCGTTCATCAAGGCGTTGAAGAGGGCGGCAATCAAAGTGGTGTTCCCACAGTGAATGGTTCTTTTTGTTTTGCGAGTGAATTCGCAGCGAAGCCTTTGATCTTTGTAGGATCTTTAGGTGTGATGCCCAAACAAGTTCACGGTAAAAACAGCGAACTTAAAGAGATCCGCCCGGGTGATTTGATCGTCGTGGCAGGCGGTCGTTTGGGTAAAGACGGTGTGCATGGCGCGACATTTAGTTCTTTGGAGCTCAATGACAAAGTCGCATCAAACGTTGTGCAAATTGGTGACAGTATCACGCAAAAACGTCTTTTAGATTTCACGATTATGGCTCGCGATAAAAATCTGATTCAAGCCATCACGGACAATGGTGCGGGCGGAGTCAGCTCCTCGATCGGCGAGATGGCGACACTTTCAGGTGGCGCACGTATGGATCTTTCAAAACATCCGGTAAAATACCACGGTTTGGAATTCTGGGAGATGCTGGTCAGTGAATCCCAGGAGCGTATGTCCTTTGCGGTGGCGCCTAAAAATCTTCAAGCCTTTTTGGATCTAGCAACTAAAATGGGAGTAGAAGCATCCTGCCTGGGGGAGTTCACGAATTCAGGAACTTTTGAAGTGTATTACGCTGATAAAGCCCTGGCCAAACTGGAACTTGAGTTCCTGCATGACGGCCTGAGTAAAATGGAATTGAAAGCCCGTTTTGAAGGACCTAAAGAATACACTGAGTATTTCCGTGCGACTCCGAAAAAGAAAGTTTCGCCGACTTCTGCAAATATCTCAGAAGTTTTAAAAACCATCTTGGCAAATCCCAATGTAGCTTCTCGTGAACCTTTAGTTCGTTATTACGATCATGAAGTTCAAGGGGCGACTCGTGTTAAACCTTATGGTGGAAAAACGCAGCAGGGGGCAAATAACTCTGGCGTCATTGATTTAGCAGTTCACGGTGGGGCCGAGAATAATGCCGTCGCGGTATCGAATGGTCTATGCCCACAACTTTCTTATTACGACACATACCTAATGGCCCAACGTGCAGTGGATGAATCCGTTCGTAACTTGGTTGCGACGGGAGCTGATCCTGACAAAATGGCTTTGGTGGACAATTTTTGCTGGCCGGATCCGACTCCGAAAAAATCAAATCCAGATGCAGAACACAAGATGGCACAATTAGTTCGTGCTTGTGCCGGGATCTATGATGCGGCCTTGGCTTACCGTGCACCCTTAGTCAGTGGTAAAGACAGTATGAAGAATGATTTCATTGGCAAAGTGAAGTCAGGAGAGACCGTTAAGATTTCTGTGCCTCCAACTTTATTGATGACAGCAATTGGACAAGTGCCTGACGCACGTAAGACGGTGAATGGCTTCTTTGCGAACAGTGGCGATCAAGTTTATCTGCTGGGTCAGCCCACGCAGTCTTTGATTGGTTCGGTTTTCTCTCAAGAATATGAAACTATTTCTGCTTACCCGGAGTATCCGAATCTTGCAAAGAATCGCGATTTGTATCGCTTAGTCTTTGGCGCAATTCAACACGATCTTTTAAATTCCTGCCATGATATTTCCGAAGGCGGCTTGATGTCAGCTTTGGCGGAGTGCTGCTTTGGAAATCAATTGGGTTTGGAAGTAAATCTGCGTGATCTTTCCTGGGAGAATATTTGGTCTGAAATGGGCTCTCAATTTGTGGTGAGTGTTCCGGCGGCTAAGATTCCACTGTTTGAAAGATACTTTGATCGTTGTTCGATCAAGCTTGGGCAGGTCACGGACAAAGATGAATTCAAATGGACATTCAACAGCGAAACCCACTCATTGAAAGTAACTGAACTTCAATCCCTTTGGTCTCAGGGAGTTTTAAATGTCTACAACGCCTAATTTTATGATTTTATGGGGTGACGGCATTAACTGCGAAAACGAAACGGCGCGAGCGGTGGAGTTGGCTGGTGGTAAGGCCGAAAAAGTGCACATCAATGATCTGGTGGAAAAGCCCGAGATGCTTCGCGATTTTCAAGGCCTGGTGATTCCCGGTGGTTTTTCTTTCGGAGACCATTTGGGCAGCGGACAGATTCTGGCGTTAAAGCTAGAACGCTTCGTAAAAAAAGAATTGGAAGCTTTCGTTAAAAAGTTCCCGGTGATGGGAATTTGTAACGGTTTTCAAACTCTGGTGCGCTTGGGGCTTTTGCCGGATGCAAATTTTCAGAAATCTTGCTCCTTAGTGAAAAACGAACAAGGCCACTTTCAAAACGAGTGGGTGGAGCTTGAGCGCAACGCCAAGTCGCCTTGTGTATGGACCAAAAATCT contains these protein-coding regions:
- a CDS encoding AIR synthase-related protein, coding for MLKQRVAIRSRIENSQEEHLKKLFNPLTPTQDLKLSRVFWLMEKTPGAFKQWDLKKDLHKVFCDAITEDMDFGFPEYHDNKIYVEVRYLAGVTDNWARSATEALSLVSGGVTKSWQDFDFEVHSGWQIEMSEDLSQSQVEKVLFQSLANPLLQKVQVKRGEELKGANSFADFHEYWKVEAEHKPELKLFPLTADVLENLNQERGLALSAVEIQTIIEHFSSPEQMKARAPMGWAGFVTEVEVECLAQTWSEHCKHKIFAANVEYSEAEVKGVPMLGAQTIKSLYKSYIQAATNKLQDCGYLVSVFKDNAGIVDFDKNVNVCVKVETHNSPSALDPFGGAITGILGVNRDILGCGVGAKPIANMDVFCLSKSDLFPKVDDPKRPELLKDPGVIFRGVHQGVEEGGNQSGVPTVNGSFCFASEFAAKPLIFVGSLGVMPKQVHGKNSELKEIRPGDLIVVAGGRLGKDGVHGATFSSLELNDKVASNVVQIGDSITQKRLLDFTIMARDKNLIQAITDNGAGGVSSSIGEMATLSGGARMDLSKHPVKYHGLEFWEMLVSESQERMSFAVAPKNLQAFLDLATKMGVEASCLGEFTNSGTFEVYYADKALAKLELEFLHDGLSKMELKARFEGPKEYTEYFRATPKKKVSPTSANISEVLKTILANPNVASREPLVRYYDHEVQGATRVKPYGGKTQQGANNSGVIDLAVHGGAENNAVAVSNGLCPQLSYYDTYLMAQRAVDESVRNLVATGADPDKMALVDNFCWPDPTPKKSNPDAEHKMAQLVRACAGIYDAALAYRAPLVSGKDSMKNDFIGKVKSGETVKISVPPTLLMTAIGQVPDARKTVNGFFANSGDQVYLLGQPTQSLIGSVFSQEYETISAYPEYPNLAKNRDLYRLVFGAIQHDLLNSCHDISEGGLMSALAECCFGNQLGLEVNLRDLSWENIWSEMGSQFVVSVPAAKIPLFERYFDRCSIKLGQVTDKDEFKWTFNSETHSLKVTELQSLWSQGVLNVYNA
- a CDS encoding phosphoribosylformylglycinamidine synthase subunit PurQ codes for the protein MSTTPNFMILWGDGINCENETARAVELAGGKAEKVHINDLVEKPEMLRDFQGLVIPGGFSFGDHLGSGQILALKLERFVKKELEAFVKKFPVMGICNGFQTLVRLGLLPDANFQKSCSLVKNEQGHFQNEWVELERNAKSPCVWTKNLPESFTLPARHGEGRFLCESDEVLKGLQKNQQIVLRYKENFNGAVDRIAGVCDSSGLVFALMPHPEAAIHDWHLPFAGQAWGLEFFKSALQYLKGRHEN